A genomic stretch from Sphingobacterium sp. ML3W includes:
- a CDS encoding TlpA disulfide reductase family protein, translated as MNVKTRIKAIAFMSLCLLCTIAHGQESNNNKKLWAKSILNKKAPKLEVEQWLSDAPETKGKFVLIDFWATWCGPCRRVIPELNEWHKKYGDKLAIIGVSDEAATVVQNAKEIKIDYYSAIDTKGKLKKELEVQGIPHCILLDPDGIVRWEGFPTLEDHELTETVLTNIIKKYSKK; from the coding sequence ATGAATGTAAAAACACGAATTAAAGCTATTGCCTTTATGTCCCTTTGTTTGTTATGTACCATTGCTCATGGACAGGAAAGCAACAATAATAAAAAATTATGGGCAAAATCAATTTTGAATAAGAAGGCGCCAAAGTTGGAAGTAGAGCAGTGGCTGTCTGATGCGCCGGAGACAAAGGGCAAATTTGTACTCATTGATTTCTGGGCGACATGGTGCGGACCTTGCCGCAGGGTCATTCCGGAATTGAATGAGTGGCATAAAAAGTATGGGGACAAGCTCGCGATAATTGGTGTTTCAGACGAAGCAGCTACAGTAGTTCAAAATGCCAAGGAAATTAAAATTGACTATTACAGTGCCATAGATACTAAAGGCAAGCTAAAAAAAGAACTTGAAGTACAGGGGATACCACATTGCATTTTGCTAGACCCTGATGGTATTGTCCGTTGGGAAGGATTTCCGACTTTGGAAGACCACGAACTTACAGAAACTGTACTTACTAATATAATAAAGAAATATAGTAAAAAGTAG